One stretch of Candidatus Eisenbacteria bacterium DNA includes these proteins:
- a CDS encoding twin-arginine translocase TatA/TatE family subunit — MFNLGPQELFWLFLIVLFIFGAKRIPEIGRSIGKGIQEFKRGMKEVETELTTTEKKSVGDGTAEEHRKS; from the coding sequence ATGTTCAATCTGGGTCCACAGGAGCTCTTCTGGCTCTTTCTCATCGTGCTGTTCATCTTCGGAGCGAAGCGCATCCCGGAGATCGGACGTTCGATCGGGAAAGGGATTCAGGAGTTCAAGCGGGGCATGAAGGAAGTCGAAACCGAGCTCACGACCACCGAGAAGAAGTCGGTGGGTGATGGCACGGCGGAGGAGCACCGGAAGAGCTGA
- a CDS encoding HIT domain-containing protein translates to MERLWAPWRMEYIAEASGKRAKKAKCLFCSLGRAKPGPGNLVLARTPQVLVMLNLYPYNVGHVMVAPIRHRGSLAKLAPEESLELTEWLGKIEQALKREYRPHGFNLGMNLGRTAGAGVLGHLHWHVVPRWNGDTNFMPVIAGTKVLPESLNRTYRRLQAALGGRAAAGRRRR, encoded by the coding sequence ATGGAGCGGCTCTGGGCGCCGTGGCGCATGGAGTACATCGCGGAGGCTTCGGGCAAGCGCGCGAAAAAGGCGAAGTGCCTCTTCTGTTCGCTCGGCCGGGCGAAGCCGGGACCCGGGAATCTCGTGCTGGCCCGCACGCCGCAGGTCCTCGTGATGCTGAACCTCTACCCTTATAATGTGGGGCACGTGATGGTGGCCCCGATTCGGCATCGAGGGTCGCTCGCCAAGCTCGCGCCGGAAGAGTCGCTGGAGCTGACCGAGTGGCTCGGCAAGATCGAGCAGGCGCTGAAGCGTGAGTACCGGCCGCACGGGTTCAATCTGGGGATGAACCTGGGGCGCACGGCGGGGGCGGGGGTGCTGGGGCACCTTCACTGGCACGTCGTGCCGCGCTGGAACGGCGACACCAATTTCATGCCGGTGATCGCGGGGACGAAGGTGCTCCCCGAATCGCTGAACCGAACGTACCGGCGGCTTCAGGCCGCGCTCGGTGGCCGCGCGGCCGCCGGGCGGCGGCGACGCTGA
- a CDS encoding UDP-N-acetylglucosamine pyrophosphorylase, translating to MVAPFTGVILAAGLGKRMNSDLPKVLHPALGRPLVSHVLDQLAPLHPVRLIVVVGHREELVRSALNDRDLHFVTQSPQLGTGHAVQMAWEEVERGAEKGGETVLVLAGDMPLVRTMTLRRLLERHVADMSGATFLSGELDAPSGYGRVVRDRRGDFVKIVEEKDATAAERKIAEVNSGVYAFQRKALGEALGLLRADNTQKEYYLTDTLAILKGRGMRVGIVQASDPRELFGVNTPEQLSLVDETLRAWGES from the coding sequence ATGGTCGCGCCGTTCACCGGAGTGATCCTGGCCGCGGGGCTCGGGAAGCGTATGAACTCGGATCTTCCCAAGGTGCTCCATCCGGCCCTGGGACGACCCCTGGTCTCCCACGTTCTCGACCAGCTCGCGCCGCTCCACCCGGTGCGGCTGATCGTGGTTGTGGGGCACCGGGAGGAGCTGGTGCGGTCGGCGTTGAACGACCGCGATCTCCACTTCGTCACGCAGTCGCCGCAGCTCGGCACCGGGCACGCGGTCCAGATGGCGTGGGAAGAGGTGGAGCGGGGAGCCGAGAAGGGAGGCGAGACCGTGCTGGTTCTCGCCGGCGACATGCCCCTGGTCCGGACCATGACCCTCCGCCGCCTGCTCGAGCGGCACGTCGCGGACATGAGCGGCGCCACGTTCCTCTCGGGGGAGCTCGACGCCCCCTCCGGCTACGGGCGCGTCGTCCGGGACCGCCGGGGCGACTTCGTGAAGATCGTCGAGGAGAAGGACGCGACGGCGGCGGAGCGGAAGATCGCGGAGGTGAACTCCGGGGTCTACGCGTTCCAGCGAAAGGCCCTCGGCGAGGCCCTCGGCTTGCTCCGCGCCGACAATACCCAGAAGGAGTATTATCTGACCGATACGCTCGCGATCTTGAAGGGACGGGGGATGCGGGTCGGGATCGTCCAGGCCTCGGACCCCCGCGAGCTGTTTGGCGTGAACACGCCCGAGCAGCTCTCCTTGGTCGACGAGACCCTGCGCGCCTGGGGGGAGAGCTGA
- the panB gene encoding 3-methyl-2-oxobutanoate hydroxymethyltransferase, whose protein sequence is MKQRGEKITSVTAYDYPTARLADEASIDLILVGDSLGMVVLGYDTTIPVTMAEMMHHLRAVVRAQPRALVVADLPFASFQAGPEDAVRNSARFIKRGSEAVKLEGGKRVLPQVEAILAADIPVLGHLGLTPQSVHRFGGYRVQARGREAGAALLEDALALERAGCFAIVLEGIPLELGAEVTRALQIPTIGIGAGADCDGQVLVLHDLIGLSFSKPAKFVRRYADVAGTIRGALTTFREDVRAGRYPAAAESYAAAPEAASPEKDPCAS, encoded by the coding sequence ATGAAGCAGCGGGGGGAGAAGATCACCTCGGTCACGGCGTACGACTACCCGACGGCGCGGCTCGCCGACGAAGCGTCGATCGACCTCATCCTCGTCGGCGACTCGCTCGGGATGGTGGTCCTCGGATACGACACCACGATCCCGGTCACCATGGCCGAGATGATGCACCACCTCCGCGCCGTGGTCCGCGCCCAGCCTCGCGCCCTCGTCGTGGCCGATCTTCCGTTCGCTTCCTTCCAGGCGGGTCCAGAGGACGCCGTCCGGAACAGCGCTCGCTTCATCAAGCGCGGGTCCGAGGCGGTGAAGCTGGAGGGCGGGAAGCGCGTGCTGCCCCAGGTCGAGGCGATCCTCGCGGCCGACATCCCCGTCCTCGGGCATCTCGGCCTCACGCCTCAGTCGGTCCATCGCTTCGGCGGGTATCGGGTCCAGGCGCGCGGCCGCGAAGCGGGCGCGGCGCTCCTCGAGGACGCGCTCGCGCTCGAGCGCGCCGGCTGCTTCGCGATCGTGCTCGAGGGAATCCCGCTCGAGCTGGGCGCCGAGGTGACCCGCGCGCTCCAGATCCCGACCATCGGGATCGGCGCCGGCGCCGACTGCGACGGCCAGGTGCTGGTCCTCCACGACCTGATCGGGCTCTCCTTCTCAAAGCCCGCCAAATTCGTCCGCCGCTACGCCGACGTGGCGGGGACGATTCGCGGCGCGCTCACGACGTTTCGAGAGGACGTGCGGGCCGGACGCTACCCGGCGGCCGCGGAGAGCTACGCCGCCGCCCCGGAAGCAGCCTCTCCCGAGAAAGATCCTTGCGCCTCGTGA
- a CDS encoding LytR family transcriptional regulator — MAKKESRESKTLDIAIATLFVLIAGFAVSVALRVGPQPMGKPKHPIRIELLNGSGRPGLAGDLASYLRDGGFDVIEVSNADRADYRNTLVVCRTEAPEPGKIVAEYLGTRHVIQQIGTQEMIEVTVIVGRDARRWTQPR, encoded by the coding sequence GTGGCCAAGAAGGAAAGCCGCGAATCGAAGACGCTCGACATCGCGATCGCGACACTCTTCGTCCTGATTGCGGGGTTCGCGGTGTCGGTGGCGCTCCGCGTCGGTCCGCAGCCGATGGGGAAGCCAAAGCATCCGATCCGGATTGAGCTCCTGAACGGGAGCGGCCGGCCCGGCCTCGCGGGGGATCTGGCGTCGTACCTCCGCGACGGCGGATTCGACGTGATCGAGGTGAGCAACGCGGATCGGGCCGATTACCGGAACACCCTCGTGGTGTGCCGGACCGAGGCGCCGGAGCCGGGCAAGATCGTGGCCGAGTACCTGGGCACGCGGCACGTGATCCAGCAGATCGGGACCCAGGAGATGATCGAAGTCACGGTGATCGTGGGCCGCGACGCGCGGCGCTGGACGCAGCCGCGTTAG
- a CDS encoding pantoate--beta-alanine ligase, with protein sequence MRLVSRPAAMRELSRRARRSGESIGFVPTMGALHAGHLSLMRRARRENRRLAVSVFVNPLQFGPHEDFARYPRNELQDLRLSREEGCDWLFMPSPRGIYPPGFATRVVPGPIGDQWEGAARPGHFGGVLTVVLKLLEMVEPDTIYLGQKDAQQAALVTQMVRDLDLPVRVVVCPTVRERDGLALSSRNVFLTASERERARGIVVALRAGKQVARAGRRDAAAIVAETRRALVREAAPDRIDYVGVVDPKSFEPLPRLTRRGLLIAAVRIGKTRLIDNMPIVAPGGGR encoded by the coding sequence TTGCGCCTCGTGAGCCGCCCCGCGGCGATGCGCGAGCTTTCCCGCCGCGCGCGCAGGAGCGGCGAGTCGATCGGCTTCGTCCCCACGATGGGCGCGCTCCACGCGGGACACCTCTCGCTGATGCGCCGCGCCCGCCGCGAGAACCGCAGGCTCGCCGTGAGCGTCTTCGTGAACCCGCTTCAATTCGGCCCCCACGAGGACTTCGCCCGCTACCCGCGGAACGAATTACAAGACTTGCGCCTCTCCCGCGAGGAAGGGTGCGATTGGCTCTTCATGCCGTCCCCGCGGGGCATCTATCCTCCCGGGTTCGCGACGCGCGTCGTGCCCGGGCCGATCGGGGACCAGTGGGAGGGGGCTGCACGGCCGGGGCATTTCGGCGGCGTGCTCACCGTCGTGCTCAAGCTGCTCGAGATGGTCGAGCCGGACACGATCTACCTGGGTCAGAAGGACGCCCAGCAGGCGGCCCTCGTGACGCAGATGGTGCGCGACCTCGATCTCCCGGTGCGCGTCGTGGTCTGTCCCACGGTGCGGGAGCGGGATGGGCTGGCGCTCTCCTCTCGAAACGTATTCCTGACCGCCTCGGAGCGGGAGCGGGCCCGCGGCATCGTCGTCGCGCTCCGCGCGGGAAAGCAGGTCGCGCGGGCGGGGCGCCGTGACGCGGCCGCGATCGTGGCGGAGACGCGCCGTGCGCTGGTGCGCGAAGCGGCGCCCGACCGGATCGATTACGTCGGGGTCGTCGATCCCAAGAGCTTCGAGCCGCTCCCGCGCCTCACCCGTCGCGGGCTCCTGATCGCCGCGGTCCGGATCGGCAAGACGAGGTTGATCGACAACATGCCGATCGTGGCGCCCGGCGGGGGCCGCTGA